One region of Peribacillus simplex genomic DNA includes:
- the crcB gene encoding fluoride efflux transporter CrcB codes for MIEFFSVFIGGFFGASSRYVLQIIFNRLLPGASLPISILLINLIGSFGLGMAFPQKESWALSLQVFITIGFLGAFTTFSTFSMETLELIRKHRYIDSLIYITVSVIGCIGTFLCGYLSML; via the coding sequence ATGATAGAATTTTTTTCAGTTTTTATAGGAGGCTTTTTTGGAGCATCCTCTAGATATGTCTTACAGATTATTTTTAATAGGCTATTGCCAGGTGCCTCATTACCCATTAGTATTTTACTGATTAACCTTATAGGATCTTTCGGTTTAGGAATGGCATTTCCACAGAAAGAAAGCTGGGCTTTATCTTTACAAGTTTTCATTACAATAGGTTTCTTAGGAGCTTTTACGACCTTTTCCACGTTCAGTATGGAAACACTAGAACTTATTAGAAAACACCGTTATATAGATAGTCTTATCTATATAACGGTGTCGGTTATAGGTTGTATCGGAACTTTCCTGTGTGGCTACTTAAGCATGTTATGA
- a CDS encoding DUF3993 domain-containing protein: MRKYLVACLASVLLFLGGGLTASAEGLHREEVLSLVQDAMENQGSISEEVRTKEAIEGKLDEHFTGDFIKKFVRANVVKVDGGYTTFGSDFAPYYIPFFSYDKNTEIVYGKNGDVIYVQEEFQGTGDGPVSMEKHVESVTLKKENDVWKVMDVKYESEKMR, from the coding sequence ATGAGGAAATATCTAGTTGCATGTCTTGCCAGTGTCCTTCTTTTTTTAGGAGGAGGGTTAACAGCTTCAGCGGAGGGTTTACATAGAGAGGAAGTACTATCTTTAGTACAAGATGCCATGGAGAACCAAGGCTCGATCAGTGAGGAAGTACGTACTAAGGAAGCGATTGAAGGGAAGCTGGATGAACATTTCACAGGTGATTTCATCAAGAAGTTTGTCAGAGCGAATGTAGTGAAAGTCGATGGCGGTTATACCACATTTGGATCAGATTTCGCTCCGTATTATATCCCTTTTTTCAGTTATGACAAGAATACGGAAATTGTATATGGGAAAAACGGTGATGTCATTTATGTTCAAGAGGAATTCCAGGGCACTGGGGACGGACCGGTATCGATGGAAAAACATGTTGAATCAGTTACATTGAAAAAGGAGAATGACGTTTGGAAGGTAATGGACGTAAAGTATGAAAGCGAAAAAATGAGATGA
- a CDS encoding EAL domain-containing protein: protein MDTEKILKNLDRVTPFFQPIFSADQHQVIGYEILGRYEEQSEYKSLGPFFHDSAVPEEYRVEVDNYVLEIALERIKDYGEDFLIFINRDPNLLMLDHGEEFMEILHRHFQPEEMHRIVLELSDTISPENLDPLQHVLAYFKTYGIKIALDHLGQDTQLDRIAQISPNILKVNLDQLRISGGDAYQVILFSLSMLARKIGANLLFENIESEYQLRFAWKNGGRYYQGYFLAKPEGEFINKDLLREKFHQECQSFISLETKKLEAVYQKTSQFNENMQSFLKQQKRVGSHEDFLRSLAKKLDYICFRLYICDEEGYQKSPNILHKDGQWLVQPKYMNKNWSWRPYFLENIVKMRNEKKGILSDLYSDIETGETIRTFSYPLNDKEYIFFDLSYSYLYENEALL from the coding sequence ATGGATACAGAAAAAATATTGAAGAATTTAGACAGGGTGACACCATTCTTTCAACCGATTTTCAGTGCAGATCAACATCAGGTAATCGGATATGAAATTTTAGGGCGCTATGAGGAACAATCAGAATATAAAAGCCTTGGCCCTTTTTTTCACGATTCTGCAGTGCCGGAAGAGTACAGGGTGGAAGTGGATAATTACGTTCTTGAAATAGCCTTGGAAAGAATAAAAGACTATGGTGAAGATTTTCTTATCTTTATTAACAGAGATCCAAATTTGCTTATGCTGGATCATGGCGAAGAATTCATGGAGATTTTACATCGTCATTTTCAACCGGAGGAAATGCACCGGATTGTGCTGGAATTATCAGACACGATCAGTCCGGAAAACTTAGACCCTTTGCAGCATGTGCTCGCTTATTTTAAAACATATGGGATTAAGATAGCTCTCGATCATTTAGGACAAGACACGCAATTGGACCGAATTGCACAAATTTCTCCGAATATTTTAAAAGTTAACCTGGACCAGCTTCGCATATCAGGTGGAGATGCCTATCAGGTCATACTGTTTTCTCTAAGCATGCTTGCGCGAAAAATAGGCGCCAATCTACTATTTGAGAACATTGAGTCTGAATACCAGCTCCGCTTTGCATGGAAAAACGGTGGACGATATTATCAAGGGTATTTTTTGGCGAAACCGGAAGGTGAGTTCATCAATAAGGATTTATTGCGTGAAAAATTCCATCAAGAATGTCAGTCCTTCATTTCACTTGAGACCAAGAAGCTTGAAGCCGTTTATCAAAAGACTTCGCAATTCAACGAAAATATGCAAAGCTTCTTAAAACAGCAAAAGCGAGTTGGCTCCCATGAAGATTTTCTTCGTAGTTTGGCGAAAAAATTGGATTACATATGTTTTCGGCTTTATATTTGTGATGAAGAGGGGTATCAAAAATCACCCAATATCCTCCATAAGGACGGGCAATGGTTAGTACAACCCAAATATATGAATAAAAATTGGAGCTGGAGACCTTATTTTCTCGAAAACATCGTAAAGATGCGTAATGAGAAGAAAGGAATTTTATCCGATTTATACAGTGATATCGAAACGGGAGAAACCATCCGGACCTTTTCGTATCCCCTGAATGATAAGGAATACATTTTCTTTGATCTTTCTTATAGTTATTTATATGAAAATGAAGCCCTTTTATAG
- a CDS encoding SLC13 family permease, producing MTEPMFITLIILLCAIALFIQGKFRADLIALSGLSILGLLGILTLDELVAGFANQAVIMLAGLFIVGAGLLNTGIVEKAGNKLLGLCGGSEWKSLLIVMLTAGILSAFLSGTGIVSILLPLVMSMALQQKTSPTRYLLPLAYASSIGGLLTLTGTPSNMVVADVLRQNGIGTLSFFDFTPVGLIAFAAGLLFMLTLGRLLLPEKTIAANNSVKGLSAGELAGMYKVYDRLHYLHIPATSDIVGERLSDLQLPIQYELTLIEIQRKPKDKQLPLLQRQLTIPARADEVLHPEDIILVFGEEEAVERLALNYELEFKHFNTEQIKKHFLSSRFGLTEILIVPNSDYENQTLIDVHFREKYQCNVLAINRNGEYIQADVGTERLKPGDAILIHGEWENIERISSDLQDVIVIGSTSEDGSPVNSKGKTWIALGITALMVILLSMESIPAVLSVLTAALLMVITGCVRSMEDAYQKINWEPVLLIAAMFGITAALDNTGGVRMISDWLAVLFSNIGAHGILAFFYLLTLILSQFIPYGAATVIMTPIALTSAVNQGIDPLPVFLCLAVAGSLALSTPRVATTNALVMTAGDYKYKDFIVIGISIQIFIGVIMVITIPWFFPF from the coding sequence ATGACCGAACCAATGTTTATTACACTGATTATACTTCTATGCGCCATTGCGCTTTTTATACAAGGAAAATTCCGCGCAGATTTAATTGCACTTAGTGGACTTTCCATACTTGGTTTACTGGGGATACTTACATTGGATGAGCTAGTGGCCGGGTTTGCGAATCAAGCGGTGATCATGCTGGCTGGGCTATTTATCGTCGGTGCCGGCCTTTTAAATACAGGAATCGTGGAAAAGGCAGGAAATAAGTTGTTAGGTTTATGCGGGGGCAGTGAATGGAAATCGCTGCTTATCGTCATGCTTACAGCTGGAATATTAAGTGCGTTTTTAAGTGGAACGGGCATTGTTTCCATACTGCTTCCGCTCGTTATGAGCATGGCTTTACAACAAAAAACAAGTCCGACAAGGTATTTATTGCCCCTTGCCTATGCAAGCAGCATTGGCGGACTATTAACACTTACCGGTACACCCTCCAATATGGTCGTTGCTGATGTATTACGGCAAAACGGAATAGGAACATTATCATTTTTTGACTTTACACCAGTGGGCTTAATCGCTTTTGCAGCAGGATTATTGTTCATGTTGACACTTGGGCGCCTGTTACTACCCGAGAAAACGATTGCCGCGAACAATAGTGTCAAGGGACTGTCAGCAGGGGAGCTTGCCGGCATGTACAAAGTGTATGACCGATTGCATTATCTGCATATACCCGCTACTTCCGATATTGTTGGGGAAAGGCTGTCAGACCTTCAGCTTCCTATCCAGTATGAATTGACTTTGATTGAAATTCAGCGGAAGCCAAAGGATAAGCAATTGCCGCTGTTGCAAAGACAGCTGACGATTCCAGCCAGAGCGGATGAAGTTCTTCATCCTGAAGATATCATTTTGGTGTTTGGGGAAGAAGAAGCAGTTGAGAGATTGGCACTTAACTATGAACTGGAGTTTAAGCATTTCAATACCGAACAAATAAAAAAACATTTTCTAAGCAGTAGATTTGGATTGACGGAAATATTGATCGTTCCGAATTCGGATTATGAAAACCAGACCTTGATAGATGTGCATTTTCGTGAGAAATACCAATGTAATGTGCTGGCAATCAATCGGAATGGTGAATATATTCAAGCGGATGTCGGTACGGAACGTCTGAAACCGGGGGATGCAATCCTGATACATGGAGAATGGGAGAACATTGAGAGGATATCCTCGGATTTACAGGATGTCATCGTTATTGGCAGTACTTCGGAAGACGGCTCTCCGGTCAACTCCAAAGGTAAAACATGGATTGCCTTGGGCATCACTGCATTGATGGTCATTCTTTTATCGATGGAGTCAATCCCTGCTGTGCTATCAGTATTGACGGCCGCATTGTTGATGGTAATCACTGGCTGTGTCCGTTCGATGGAAGATGCTTACCAAAAGATTAACTGGGAACCTGTTCTATTGATCGCCGCCATGTTCGGAATAACGGCAGCATTGGATAATACGGGTGGAGTAAGAATGATAAGTGATTGGCTGGCCGTTCTATTCAGTAATATCGGGGCACATGGCATATTAGCTTTCTTTTACCTCCTGACACTTATCCTAAGCCAATTCATCCCGTATGGAGCAGCCACGGTAATCATGACGCCCATTGCCCTGACGTCTGCAGTGAATCAAGGAATCGATCCTCTTCCTGTATTTTTATGCCTTGCAGTTGCAGGCAGTTTGGCGTTATCCACGCCTAGGGTTGCCACTACAAATGCGCTTGTCATGACAGCAGGTGATTACAAGTATAAGGACTTTATCGTGATCGGGATATCCATACAGATCTTCATCGGCGTTATCATGGTGATAACCATCCCATGGTTCTTCCCTTTTTAA
- a CDS encoding fluoride efflux transporter FluC has product MDRLKSFIAVGFGGAAGALLRYCVILTTAHSFFPFGTLLINIVGSFLLGMISGYFASKKKSYVFLALGSGFCGGFTTMSTFSQEMVNLLQTSLPFAGLYLVSTLLFGLVAGFLGLCLSNIRRGETL; this is encoded by the coding sequence ATGGATCGGTTAAAAAGCTTTATTGCCGTCGGTTTCGGAGGAGCAGCGGGAGCGTTATTGCGTTATTGCGTAATCTTGACCACTGCCCATTCCTTCTTCCCGTTTGGAACCCTCTTAATAAATATAGTAGGCAGCTTTTTACTTGGCATGATAAGTGGCTATTTTGCCTCAAAAAAGAAATCGTATGTTTTTTTGGCTCTGGGAAGCGGGTTTTGCGGCGGTTTCACCACGATGTCCACGTTTTCCCAAGAAATGGTGAATCTATTACAGACTTCTCTGCCATTTGCAGGACTGTATCTTGTGTCCACGCTTTTATTTGGTTTGGTCGCCGGTTTCCTCGGACTGTGCCTTTCTAATATAAGGAGAGGTGAGACCTTATGA
- a CDS encoding YkyB family protein: MNQTKGHSERDEFSINSLAQAVFIVNKHAKTALEPKNLYNLKRLALSKLMQEGKAKKIGLHFSDNPRFAAQQSDVIVECGSYVFHLPPTKEDLKKLPHLGSRAASIRNPKAALSLSKAKQILQSYVGQAGEKQPTPTNTEKRAYGRGSVKQPFHNPFPSSFLGKGSKY; this comes from the coding sequence ATGAACCAAACGAAAGGACATTCTGAAAGGGATGAGTTTTCGATTAACTCCCTTGCCCAAGCCGTGTTTATTGTTAATAAGCACGCAAAAACTGCGTTGGAGCCTAAAAATTTGTATAATTTGAAACGGCTCGCATTAAGCAAGCTTATGCAAGAAGGAAAAGCGAAGAAGATTGGACTTCATTTCTCTGATAACCCTCGCTTTGCAGCACAACAATCCGACGTGATTGTCGAATGCGGATCATATGTTTTTCATCTGCCTCCCACTAAGGAAGATTTGAAAAAACTACCCCACCTCGGCAGCCGGGCAGCATCCATACGTAATCCTAAAGCTGCGTTGTCATTATCCAAGGCCAAACAAATCCTGCAATCTTACGTTGGACAAGCAGGTGAAAAACAACCGACCCCAACCAATACCGAGAAAAGGGCTTACGGGCGCGGGTCGGTCAAGCAACCTTTTCACAATCCATTCCCATCCTCCTTTTTAGGAAAAGGTTCCAAGTATTAA
- a CDS encoding chemotaxis protein, whose amino-acid sequence METNKGILLESGTNELEIVEFGIGKNKFGINVIKVKEIINPVPITLVPHSHPNVEGIIELREEVLPVVNVADALGFPPSETPEQDKFIFAEFNQQKVVFHVHTVTQIHRISWSQIEKPSDMYQGLESQIIGVIKLKSEMVLLLDFEKIVVEINPESGINIQQVKKLGSRQNSDKKILIAEDSPLLRKLLLDTLTEAGFKYLEFYENGLDAINYLENLIDSGKAEKEVQLVITDIEMPQMDGHHLTKRIKESGELAVLPVIIFSSLITDSLRHKGQVVGADAQISKPEIAELIKLIDRFIL is encoded by the coding sequence ATGGAAACTAATAAAGGGATATTACTGGAAAGTGGTACAAATGAGCTGGAGATAGTGGAATTCGGCATCGGTAAAAATAAATTCGGCATTAACGTAATTAAGGTGAAAGAAATCATTAATCCTGTTCCTATCACGCTTGTACCTCATTCCCATCCAAATGTGGAGGGGATCATTGAGCTTCGCGAAGAAGTCCTGCCGGTTGTGAATGTAGCGGATGCTTTAGGATTTCCGCCATCTGAAACCCCTGAGCAGGATAAATTCATATTCGCTGAATTCAATCAGCAAAAAGTGGTTTTCCATGTTCACACTGTAACACAGATCCATCGTATTTCCTGGTCTCAAATAGAGAAGCCTTCGGATATGTATCAAGGGCTTGAAAGTCAGATTATCGGAGTAATAAAATTAAAAAGCGAAATGGTACTGTTACTCGATTTTGAAAAAATAGTGGTCGAAATCAATCCGGAATCGGGAATAAACATTCAGCAGGTTAAAAAGCTTGGTAGCCGACAAAACTCAGATAAGAAAATCCTGATTGCAGAAGATTCTCCATTACTGAGAAAGCTGCTTTTAGATACATTGACGGAAGCTGGATTCAAGTACTTGGAGTTTTATGAAAATGGACTTGATGCAATTAATTATCTGGAGAATTTGATTGATTCAGGAAAGGCCGAAAAAGAAGTGCAACTTGTGATTACCGATATTGAGATGCCCCAAATGGATGGTCATCATTTGACTAAAAGAATAAAGGAAAGCGGTGAACTCGCAGTATTGCCGGTGATTATTTTCTCTTCCTTGATTACGGACAGCCTGCGTCATAAAGGGCAGGTCGTAGGGGCTGACGCCCAAATCAGCAAACCCGAAATTGCTGAGCTAATAAAATTGATAGACAGGTTTATATTATAA
- a CDS encoding metallophosphoesterase — protein MNKPISRRTFLKKSLGTLATLTGLGIGGSYYAHNLEPKWLETKHKIIRHPLIPEGFHGMKMVQFSDTHLGFQFQLKDLQAIVNKINQLDPDVILFTGDLMDQPNKYKAQQKIPPVLNQLKAPLGKFSIYGNHDHGGYGSEIYSDIMNKSHFTMLQNTSTKITLLTAEEIFIAGVDDAMLGKPDFEKALSGIPEEVFTIMLSHAPDLADISRTYDIQYQISGHSHGGQVQIPFAGALVTPPYAEKYREGTYEIDSLTLHVNRGLGTTRLPYRFLSRPELTVYEFQAEK, from the coding sequence TTGAATAAACCCATATCCAGAAGAACATTTTTAAAAAAAAGCCTTGGTACATTGGCTACCTTAACCGGTTTAGGTATTGGCGGCAGCTATTATGCCCATAATTTGGAGCCGAAATGGTTAGAAACCAAGCATAAAATCATTCGACATCCCCTTATCCCTGAAGGTTTCCATGGCATGAAAATGGTCCAATTCAGTGATACTCATTTAGGTTTTCAATTTCAGCTTAAAGATTTACAAGCAATTGTCAATAAGATAAACCAACTCGACCCGGATGTTATTTTATTTACCGGAGATTTAATGGACCAGCCTAATAAATACAAGGCTCAACAGAAAATCCCTCCTGTTTTGAATCAGCTCAAAGCGCCGCTTGGAAAATTCAGCATCTATGGCAACCATGATCATGGGGGATATGGCTCGGAAATTTACAGCGATATCATGAATAAATCTCATTTTACCATGCTGCAAAATACCTCGACTAAGATTACCTTATTAACGGCAGAAGAAATATTCATTGCCGGGGTTGATGATGCTATGCTTGGAAAACCGGATTTTGAAAAAGCCCTTTCAGGCATTCCAGAAGAAGTGTTCACCATTATGCTTTCGCATGCTCCTGACCTTGCCGACATATCAAGGACTTACGACATCCAGTATCAAATAAGCGGTCACAGTCATGGGGGCCAAGTACAAATTCCCTTTGCCGGAGCACTTGTAACTCCCCCATACGCTGAAAAGTACCGAGAAGGCACGTATGAAATCGATTCGTTAACGTTACATGTTAATAGAGGGCTTGGCACTACCCGGCTCCCTTATCGTTTTCTTTCGCGTCCTGAGTTGACGGTTTACGAATTCCAAGCCGAAAAATGA
- a CDS encoding glutaredoxin family protein, which translates to MKDVTLYTQPDCPPCKIMKMFFDDNNVVYKEKDIKADGHARKELTNKYGAYSTPTVVIDGKAIIGFELDEIKKELNI; encoded by the coding sequence ATGAAAGACGTAACGCTTTATACCCAACCTGATTGCCCTCCCTGCAAAATCATGAAAATGTTCTTTGATGATAATAATGTCGTATACAAAGAAAAGGATATTAAAGCAGATGGACATGCACGTAAAGAACTAACGAATAAATATGGCGCCTATTCCACGCCAACGGTCGTCATCGATGGGAAAGCCATTATCGGTTTTGAACTGGACGAAATAAAAAAAGAACTGAATATATAG